From a single Terriglobia bacterium genomic region:
- a CDS encoding glycosyltransferase family 1 protein: MRIAFDGTVLHGRKSGVGYYCEELLKAMLAANHEDQFHVFSHLPLNLHFPSSNGNLKFTNSVHCPIRAVYLHALLPRVLDKVQPDICHYTNFLAPIAEERPYVVTIHDMGLETLRDAHPLAKRLYTKRLVPHVARKARLIITNSEYSKWQIVRYLAIPEDRIRVTPLAAGPEFKPVPVRPDAPYFLYVGNLEPRKNLLRLVEAFARIPQKDHQLVIAGNRWYHGEEAEQRARSLGLDGRVKFLGYVPREDLPALFSGATAFVYPSLLEGFGLPIVEAMACGTPVITSNNSSMKEIGEGAAVLVDPRDTQDMTEAMARVAEDGAFRRELSNRGINRAAEFSWAQTARLTLDVYREAHRAPLSNPGRTPAPANRELEAGIHKAIRYAELFQYPLRRDEIRERLLELSVDELTLQASVEKLQYEPRAELLALRAQREKTSDRAIAEVSSHLRTLASFPFVRMIAFSGATAHRNMSTSEDIDLFMIAEDGKLWAVFLIAVLWAKAKGLRKRLCMNYVISDAALPLFEHDAFTAQQAAALKPVYGKNVYDGFIEANPFIRRMLPNFEAAKHRDCYEEIQQRRSKRVLEKVLRFGVIQIVERLSRAVLKRHLEHKMNSDSDVVLDPLRLKLHLKSHKRDLLQHLEN; this comes from the coding sequence ATGAGAATTGCCTTTGACGGCACCGTTCTGCACGGACGCAAATCCGGTGTCGGGTATTACTGCGAAGAATTGCTCAAGGCGATGCTGGCGGCGAACCACGAGGACCAGTTCCACGTTTTCTCGCATCTGCCGTTGAATCTTCATTTCCCGTCGTCGAATGGCAACCTGAAGTTCACCAACTCCGTCCACTGCCCGATTCGCGCGGTATATCTTCACGCGCTCCTGCCGAGAGTCCTGGACAAAGTCCAACCGGACATCTGCCACTACACGAATTTCCTGGCGCCGATTGCCGAAGAGCGGCCTTACGTGGTGACCATCCACGACATGGGACTGGAAACGTTGCGCGATGCGCATCCGTTGGCAAAGCGGCTCTACACGAAACGCCTGGTTCCTCACGTTGCCCGCAAGGCCCGCCTGATCATCACAAACTCGGAATATTCGAAGTGGCAGATCGTGAGGTACCTCGCAATACCGGAGGATCGTATCCGGGTTACTCCGCTGGCGGCCGGACCCGAATTCAAACCCGTCCCGGTCCGGCCTGACGCGCCCTATTTCCTCTATGTGGGAAATCTCGAGCCGCGGAAGAATCTCCTCCGGCTGGTCGAAGCTTTCGCGCGAATTCCCCAGAAAGACCATCAGCTTGTCATCGCCGGAAACCGCTGGTATCACGGAGAAGAAGCCGAGCAGAGAGCCCGCTCGCTCGGCCTGGATGGCCGCGTGAAGTTTCTCGGCTATGTACCGCGCGAAGACCTGCCGGCCTTGTTCAGCGGCGCTACGGCATTCGTCTATCCGTCGTTATTGGAGGGCTTCGGTCTGCCGATCGTCGAAGCAATGGCCTGCGGCACCCCCGTTATCACGTCGAACAACTCGTCCATGAAGGAAATCGGTGAAGGGGCGGCGGTGCTGGTCGATCCGCGCGACACACAGGACATGACAGAAGCGATGGCGCGTGTTGCGGAAGATGGTGCGTTTCGCCGGGAGTTGTCAAATCGCGGAATCAACCGCGCTGCGGAATTCTCGTGGGCACAGACGGCGCGATTGACGCTCGATGTATACCGTGAAGCCCATCGCGCGCCGCTATCGAACCCGGGCCGGACGCCCGCGCCGGCGAACCGGGAACTCGAGGCTGGAATCCATAAAGCAATCCGGTACGCCGAGCTGTTCCAATACCCCCTGCGCCGCGATGAAATCCGCGAACGGCTGCTTGAACTGAGCGTGGATGAGCTTACGTTACAGGCATCCGTTGAGAAGCTGCAGTATGAACCCAGGGCGGAATTGCTGGCGTTGCGCGCGCAGCGCGAAAAAACGAGTGACCGCGCCATCGCGGAGGTCTCTTCGCATCTGCGTACGCTGGCATCGTTTCCATTTGTTCGGATGATCGCATTCTCGGGCGCCACGGCACACCGCAACATGAGTACATCCGAAGACATCGATCTCTTCATGATTGCCGAGGATGGAAAGTTGTGGGCCGTCTTCTTGATTGCTGTGTTGTGGGCAAAGGCGAAGGGCTTGCGAAAAAGGCTCTGCATGAATTACGTCATCAGCGACGCAGCGCTGCCCCTGTTCGAACACGACGCCTTTACAGCGCAGCAGGCGGCGGCGTTGAAGCCGGTCTACGGCAAGAATGTTTACGACGGTTTCATTGAGGCGAATCCCTTCATCAGGCGCATGCTGCCGAATTTCGAAGCCGCGAAACACCGCGACTGTTATGAAGAAATTCAGCAGCGCCGGAGCAAGCGAGTTCTGG
- a CDS encoding class I SAM-dependent methyltransferase: protein MTKDQERAVQPFLEAYESVRADEQWGDDDLDLPCHPKRHQDIWEIRQRTFRAFETIATRVERGMAVDVGAGNCWMTRYLDRWGFDAIAVDVNTSKIDGLGAGQKFIDEGARFLRIRSPLDRLPFASGRIRLVAINAAFHYAADFRAALAEFTRVVPPGGMIIIMDTPVYEDPAEGERMIAERVEEFQQKYGIAETLSRQARYLTFGMIAELAAQQNLKVRVEPVWPGWRRKYEEIYARLSGRRIAQFPLIVFES, encoded by the coding sequence ATGACGAAAGATCAGGAACGCGCGGTTCAGCCGTTCCTGGAGGCGTATGAAAGTGTTCGCGCCGATGAGCAATGGGGAGACGACGATCTCGACCTTCCGTGCCATCCGAAAAGACATCAGGACATTTGGGAAATCCGTCAAAGAACGTTTCGCGCGTTCGAAACGATCGCGACACGAGTGGAGCGGGGAATGGCCGTCGACGTCGGCGCCGGAAATTGCTGGATGACGCGCTATCTGGACCGTTGGGGTTTCGATGCGATCGCGGTCGACGTAAACACCAGTAAAATCGATGGCTTGGGTGCCGGCCAGAAGTTCATCGATGAAGGGGCGAGGTTTTTGCGGATCCGCTCGCCGCTGGACCGGTTGCCCTTTGCCTCCGGCAGGATTAGACTGGTCGCGATAAACGCGGCATTTCACTATGCCGCCGATTTCCGTGCCGCTCTCGCTGAATTCACGAGAGTGGTCCCCCCCGGCGGAATGATCATCATCATGGATACGCCTGTTTATGAAGACCCTGCGGAAGGAGAGCGCATGATTGCCGAGCGCGTCGAGGAATTTCAGCAGAAATATGGGATCGCGGAAACTCTATCGCGCCAGGCGCGATACTTGACGTTCGGCATGATTGCGGAATTGGCGGCTCAACAGAATCTCAAGGTCCGAGTCGAACCAGTGTGGCCCGGCTGGCGCCGTAAATATGAAGAAATTTATGCCAGGCTGTCGGGCAGGCGCATCGCGCAGTTTCCGTTGATCGTGTTCGAGAGTTAG
- a CDS encoding radical SAM protein, giving the protein MEKKVILFFPSYRSVECAPPLALLALAPIAEQRGLKVEVVDSTTQPDYCERIVGQLNDAVCVGISIVTGPMIVEAIEVAKAIKAVRPDVPVILGGWHPSTLAEQSLRAPYIDVIVRGQGELTFGEILDRLVSGRTLEGVEGCSYRDSEGQVIHNPGRRTVNISELPAKAYHLVDIEPYARLSGSRWVYYASSHGCPYDCSFCSNASLYGRAWNALPAARVVEELVDVVRRFRLDLVSIVDDNFLVDRQRGIDIAAGLIESGVKFNWCIQTTANFLIRSSDEELKLMRKGGLCRVFIGAESGSDDVLASVNKVRFQGTKVLHEVAEKCHHANIRCTFSLIFALPDETDADQRQTLALIRDIKSKFPNTEFHSNIYTPYPGAPNFKRALSLGLREPQSLEEWAEFYPKFQRLPWIDEKRHRQIQRMRDYIRIGYGMDGVRRRSSLRNAANRVLGPLARARLDAHRYSLPLELWALKGLSFAKNALGLHNVRTHIVQS; this is encoded by the coding sequence ATGGAAAAGAAAGTCATCCTGTTTTTCCCCTCCTATCGCAGCGTGGAGTGCGCTCCGCCGCTGGCGTTGCTTGCGCTGGCGCCGATTGCAGAACAGCGCGGCTTGAAAGTGGAGGTCGTCGACTCGACCACGCAGCCGGACTACTGTGAACGCATTGTCGGCCAGCTCAACGATGCCGTCTGCGTCGGGATATCCATCGTGACCGGCCCGATGATTGTCGAGGCGATCGAAGTCGCCAAAGCCATTAAGGCGGTCCGCCCGGATGTCCCTGTCATTCTCGGCGGCTGGCACCCCTCGACTCTCGCCGAACAGAGTCTGCGGGCGCCTTACATCGATGTGATAGTCCGCGGGCAGGGTGAATTGACGTTCGGCGAAATTCTGGACCGGCTTGTTTCCGGCCGGACTCTCGAAGGCGTCGAAGGCTGCTCTTACCGGGATAGTGAAGGCCAGGTCATTCATAATCCCGGGCGGCGGACGGTGAACATATCGGAGCTCCCGGCGAAGGCGTATCACCTGGTCGACATCGAGCCATACGCGAGACTTTCGGGAAGCCGATGGGTCTATTACGCGTCGAGTCACGGCTGCCCTTATGACTGTTCGTTTTGTTCGAATGCCAGCCTCTATGGCCGTGCCTGGAATGCGCTGCCCGCGGCGCGGGTGGTCGAAGAGCTGGTCGATGTGGTGCGGCGCTTTCGTCTGGATCTGGTCTCGATTGTGGACGACAACTTCCTGGTCGACCGGCAGCGCGGCATCGACATCGCCGCAGGTCTGATCGAGTCCGGCGTCAAGTTCAACTGGTGCATCCAGACAACTGCAAATTTTCTGATTCGATCCAGCGACGAAGAGTTGAAATTGATGCGGAAAGGCGGCTTGTGCCGCGTCTTCATCGGCGCTGAGTCCGGGTCCGACGATGTTCTGGCGTCGGTGAATAAGGTGCGCTTCCAAGGCACGAAAGTGCTCCATGAAGTCGCTGAAAAATGTCACCACGCCAATATCCGCTGCACGTTTTCACTCATCTTCGCACTGCCCGATGAAACGGATGCCGACCAACGCCAGACACTCGCCTTGATTCGCGACATCAAGTCGAAGTTTCCGAACACCGAATTTCACAGCAACATCTACACCCCATATCCAGGTGCTCCGAATTTCAAGCGGGCCCTGAGCCTGGGCCTGAGAGAGCCGCAATCGCTCGAGGAATGGGCCGAGTTCTATCCGAAGTTCCAGCGCCTGCCCTGGATCGACGAGAAGCGCCACCGGCAGATTCAACGCATGCGCGATTACATCCGGATTGGCTACGGCATGGATGGCGTGCGCCGCCGGTCTTCCCTGCGAAACGCCGCAAACCGCGTGCTGGGACCGCTCGCGCGGGCGCGCCTGGATGCGCATCGCTATAGCCTGCCGCTGGAGTTGTGGGCGTTGAAGGGCCTCAGCTTCGCGAAAAATGCGCTCGGGCTCCACAACGTCCGGACGCACATCGTGCAGTCGTGA